One window of the Aptenodytes patagonicus chromosome 5, bAptPat1.pri.cur, whole genome shotgun sequence genome contains the following:
- the TMEM72 gene encoding transmembrane protein 72 isoform X2: MWHKAFWSALEYTCRLLGISTAAVLIGVGVETLQQGQFKSLAFYLLYKPDSLAQACWKRARRPGSFQKFLGYTLLSVACFLHPVLVWHVTIPGSMLVVTALAYFLLSKRRKSPGHKEMHTQAGQYVDPSGTVAAPTIAGDTEQTYTFHGAQREQHHSLLGHMKSILKGSKDRSPAPVAPAQTAAAPAPRKQVHFQEKMVQIIPSVSESLEDMESEAEETTSDTTPILTPPDAPIILAPLSSTGLF, from the exons TGCTGATCGGTGTGGGCGTAGAAACTCTGCAGCAAGGACAGTTCAAAAGCCTGGCTTTCTATCTGCT ATACAAGCCTGACTCCCTGGCACAGGCCTGCTGGAAGCGAGCTAGACGCCCAGGGAGCTTCCAGAAATTCCTGGGGTACACGCTGCTCTCAGTGGCTTGCTTCCTGCATCCTGTCCTCGTCTGGCACGTCACCATCCCTG GGTCCATGCTGGTGGTCACCGCCCTGGCCTACTTCCTGCtgagcaagaggaggaagagcccAGGGCACAAAGAGATGCATACCCAGGCGGGACAGTACGTGGACCCTTCAGGCACCGTGGCAGCCCCAACCATCGCTGGTGACACTGAGCAGACCTACACCTTCCACGGGGCCCAGAGGGAGCAGCACCACTCGCTGCTGGGCCACATGAAGAGCATCCTGAagggcagcaaggacaggagccCGGCCCCAGTAGCTCCTGCCCAAACAGCAGCTGCGCCAGCCCCACGCAAGCAAGTGCACTTCCAGGAGAAGATGGTGCAGATCATCCCTTCTGTCAGCGAGAGCTTGGAGGACATGGAGAGCGAGGCTGAAGAGACCACATCGGACACGACACCCATCCTCACCCCACCCGATGCTCCCATCATCCTTGCTCCCCTCAGCTCCACGGGCCTCTTTTGA
- the TMEM72 gene encoding transmembrane protein 72 isoform X1: MWHKAFWSALEYTCRLLGISTAAVLIGVGVETLQQGQFKSLAFYLLFSGVAVTVCEGFFFISLFLEMCFTYKPDSLAQACWKRARRPGSFQKFLGYTLLSVACFLHPVLVWHVTIPGSMLVVTALAYFLLSKRRKSPGHKEMHTQAGQYVDPSGTVAAPTIAGDTEQTYTFHGAQREQHHSLLGHMKSILKGSKDRSPAPVAPAQTAAAPAPRKQVHFQEKMVQIIPSVSESLEDMESEAEETTSDTTPILTPPDAPIILAPLSSTGLF; the protein is encoded by the exons TGCTGATCGGTGTGGGCGTAGAAACTCTGCAGCAAGGACAGTTCAAAAGCCTGGCTTTCTATCTGCT TTTTTCAGGGGTTGCAGTTACTGTCTGTGAAGGCTTCTTCTTTATCAGTTTGTTCCTGGAGATGTGCTTCAC ATACAAGCCTGACTCCCTGGCACAGGCCTGCTGGAAGCGAGCTAGACGCCCAGGGAGCTTCCAGAAATTCCTGGGGTACACGCTGCTCTCAGTGGCTTGCTTCCTGCATCCTGTCCTCGTCTGGCACGTCACCATCCCTG GGTCCATGCTGGTGGTCACCGCCCTGGCCTACTTCCTGCtgagcaagaggaggaagagcccAGGGCACAAAGAGATGCATACCCAGGCGGGACAGTACGTGGACCCTTCAGGCACCGTGGCAGCCCCAACCATCGCTGGTGACACTGAGCAGACCTACACCTTCCACGGGGCCCAGAGGGAGCAGCACCACTCGCTGCTGGGCCACATGAAGAGCATCCTGAagggcagcaaggacaggagccCGGCCCCAGTAGCTCCTGCCCAAACAGCAGCTGCGCCAGCCCCACGCAAGCAAGTGCACTTCCAGGAGAAGATGGTGCAGATCATCCCTTCTGTCAGCGAGAGCTTGGAGGACATGGAGAGCGAGGCTGAAGAGACCACATCGGACACGACACCCATCCTCACCCCACCCGATGCTCCCATCATCCTTGCTCCCCTCAGCTCCACGGGCCTCTTTTGA
- the TMEM72 gene encoding transmembrane protein 72 isoform X3, producing MCFTYKPDSLAQACWKRARRPGSFQKFLGYTLLSVACFLHPVLVWHVTIPGSMLVVTALAYFLLSKRRKSPGHKEMHTQAGQYVDPSGTVAAPTIAGDTEQTYTFHGAQREQHHSLLGHMKSILKGSKDRSPAPVAPAQTAAAPAPRKQVHFQEKMVQIIPSVSESLEDMESEAEETTSDTTPILTPPDAPIILAPLSSTGLF from the exons ATGTGCTTCAC ATACAAGCCTGACTCCCTGGCACAGGCCTGCTGGAAGCGAGCTAGACGCCCAGGGAGCTTCCAGAAATTCCTGGGGTACACGCTGCTCTCAGTGGCTTGCTTCCTGCATCCTGTCCTCGTCTGGCACGTCACCATCCCTG GGTCCATGCTGGTGGTCACCGCCCTGGCCTACTTCCTGCtgagcaagaggaggaagagcccAGGGCACAAAGAGATGCATACCCAGGCGGGACAGTACGTGGACCCTTCAGGCACCGTGGCAGCCCCAACCATCGCTGGTGACACTGAGCAGACCTACACCTTCCACGGGGCCCAGAGGGAGCAGCACCACTCGCTGCTGGGCCACATGAAGAGCATCCTGAagggcagcaaggacaggagccCGGCCCCAGTAGCTCCTGCCCAAACAGCAGCTGCGCCAGCCCCACGCAAGCAAGTGCACTTCCAGGAGAAGATGGTGCAGATCATCCCTTCTGTCAGCGAGAGCTTGGAGGACATGGAGAGCGAGGCTGAAGAGACCACATCGGACACGACACCCATCCTCACCCCACCCGATGCTCCCATCATCCTTGCTCCCCTCAGCTCCACGGGCCTCTTTTGA